In the Flavobacteriales bacterium genome, CAGTCTCACGATTGGTGACCTGCTTAGTGATTTTCAGTTGTCTCATACTCTCTCTGCACAATAAATCGTAGTCCCTCTATTGAACGGGATACAGGCGATTTGGTTACAGAGAATGGAGAATAGAACTTCTGGATATAAAAAAAGGATCCAGCCCATTGTGGACCGGATCCTTCGAATGAATTATGATAGGTAGTCTATCAGGCCTCCTCACGTTGAGGACGCTCGATGAGCACTTTTCTGGAAAGCTTGAGCTTACCGGTCTTCGGGTCGATGTCTACCACCTTCACCTTGACCATGTCTCCTTCCTTCAGGTAGTCTTCTACCTTCTCCACGCGCTTCCAATCGATCTCAGATACGTGTAGGAGTCCATCAGTACCCGGTACTACTTCTACGAAGGCACCGTAAGGCATGATCGACTTGACCTTACCTTCATAGACCTCTCCTTTCTCAGCCTTAGGCGGGAATGCGATATCCTTAATGCGCTTCTCGGCAGCCTGGATAGATGCCTTGTCGCTGGATACGATATCCACTTTACCTTGACCATCGATCTCATCGATCACGACTGTGGTCTCTGTGATCTCCTGTATCTCCTGGATGATCTTTCCACCCGGACCGATGACCGGTCCGATCATCTCCTTAGGGATCATGAATGAGATGATACGTGGTGCATGGTCCTTGTAATCCTCACTTGGCTTGTCCATGGTCTTCTTCATCTCATTGAGAATATGCAGACGACCTTCGCGCGCTTGATACAATGCCTCCTTGAGCAGGTCGGTAGAAAGTCCATCCACTTTGATGTCCATCTGACATGCGGTGATTCCTTTCTCCGTACCGGTCACTTTGAAGTCCATATCTCCGAGGTGATCCTCATCACCTAGGATATCGGAAAGGATCATGTTCTTCTCACCATCGGTGATCAGCCCCATAGCAATTCCGGAGACCATCTCTTTGATCTGGACACCTCCATCCATCAAGGCCAGACATCCGGCACATACGGTGGCCATCGATGATGAACCATTGGATTCGAGGATATCGGAAAGCAGCCTTATCGTATAGGGATTTTCAGGAGCAGATGGAATAACGGGCTTCAAGGCTCTTAGCGCCAAGTTACCATGACCTATCTCCCTCCTACTAGCAGCTCTCAAGAATCGTGCTTCTCCCACACTGAATGGTGGGAAGTTGTAGTGAAGCATGAAAGCATCGCTGCGTTCGATGGTGGCAGAATCGATTTTCTGCTCATCCAACTTGGAGCCTAGGGTCAGAGAACAGAGGGCCTGAGTCTCACCACGTGTGAAGACAGCACTACCATGGGCACCTGGAAGATAGTCTACCTCGGTCCATATCTGTCGAATCTCATCGTTCTTACGACCATCCAAGCGGATGCTCTCATCCAACATCACTCGTCTGACTGCCTCTTTTTTGGCCTTTCCGAAATATGTTCCGATCAGTTTATCGTACTCCTCTAATTCTTCTTCCGTCAAGGTCTCTTCAAATGATTCCTTGATCGCATTGAATGCCTCTCTACGTTCATCCTTTTCAGATGCTCTGCGAGCTACTTCTTTACATTTCTCGAAAGCAAAGTCGAAGATCCTCTTCTTCAGGTCTTCATCGTGGGTCTCATGAGAGTATTCTCTCTTGACCTTGGACTTCTCTACCTCAGAGGCCAGATCCATCTGCACCTGACATTGCACTTTGATAGCAGCGTGAGCCACTTGAATGGCTTCGACCATTTCATCCTCTGTTGCCTCTTGCATCTCACCCTCTACCATGAGAATGTTATCTATCGTTCCGGCAACGATCATTTCCATGTCGGCTTTCTCTAGTTGTTCGTAGCTAGGATTGATGGAGAACTTACCATCGATACGTGCTACCCTCACCTCGGAGATGGGACCATTGAAGGGAATATCAGATACGGCCAGTGCAGCAGAAGCTGCTAGACCAGCTATGGCATCGGGCATGTTTTCCTTATCCGCTGATACAAGTTGAACTATGACTTGAGTTTCAGCGTGGTAATCATCTGGGAACATGGGCCTTAGAGCCCTGTCAATTAGTCGTGCAGTCAGAATTTCAGGTTCTCCAGGTCTTGATTCTCTTTTGAAGAATCCGCCTGGGAATTTTCCTGAAGCAGAATACTTTTCTCGATACTCGACTGTCAGTGGAAGGAAGTCCACATCGGATCCTTCTTTGTTGGATACTACGGTTGCTAGGAGCATCGTGTCTCCTTGTCGGACCACTACGGATCCATCGGCCTGCTTGGCCAGTTTACCAGTCTCGATGTGGATGGGCTCACCCGTACCGAGATT is a window encoding:
- a CDS encoding polyribonucleotide nucleotidyltransferase, producing MHIVNKTINLGTGEPIHIETGKLAKQADGSVVVRQGDTMLLATVVSNKEGSDVDFLPLTVEYREKYSASGKFPGGFFKRESRPGEPEILTARLIDRALRPMFPDDYHAETQVIVQLVSADKENMPDAIAGLAASAALAVSDIPFNGPISEVRVARIDGKFSINPSYEQLEKADMEMIVAGTIDNILMVEGEMQEATEDEMVEAIQVAHAAIKVQCQVQMDLASEVEKSKVKREYSHETHDEDLKKRIFDFAFEKCKEVARRASEKDERREAFNAIKESFEETLTEEELEEYDKLIGTYFGKAKKEAVRRVMLDESIRLDGRKNDEIRQIWTEVDYLPGAHGSAVFTRGETQALCSLTLGSKLDEQKIDSATIERSDAFMLHYNFPPFSVGEARFLRAASRREIGHGNLALRALKPVIPSAPENPYTIRLLSDILESNGSSSMATVCAGCLALMDGGVQIKEMVSGIAMGLITDGEKNMILSDILGDEDHLGDMDFKVTGTEKGITACQMDIKVDGLSTDLLKEALYQAREGRLHILNEMKKTMDKPSEDYKDHAPRIISFMIPKEMIGPVIGPGGKIIQEIQEITETTVVIDEIDGQGKVDIVSSDKASIQAAEKRIKDIAFPPKAEKGEVYEGKVKSIMPYGAFVEVVPGTDGLLHVSEIDWKRVEKVEDYLKEGDMVKVKVVDIDPKTGKLKLSRKVLIERPQREEA